Below is a window of Coleofasciculus chthonoplastes PCC 7420 DNA.
GTTTGCCATAGATGTCGATCAAATTGAACAGCTCTAGGGTATAGTCGTGAGCATAGGTAACATTGCCATAGATAAAGCTGATCGGATTATTAATTTCATGGGCTATCCCCGCCATCATCTGACCCAAACTGATCATTTTTTCATTTTGCACTAATTGAGCTTGAGCGTTTTTCAGTTGGCGTAATACTTGCTTGAGTTTTTTATTTTTGAGTTTTAATCGACCTTCCGACTGGCGCAAGGCTTCTCGGATTTGCTTCTGTTCACTAATATCACGACCTTCGGGAATCAAGAGTACAACTTGTCCGGTTTCATCGGTGACAGGTTTAAGAGAAAAATCAATCGTGATCACCTGATTATTCGCGCCAACAACCTCCACTTCATAGCGCACAAATTCACCCATCGCCGCCGCCGCGATCGCATGTTTTAATTGGTTCTTAATTTCTGATGAATGACTCCACCATTTCGTTTGCCAAAATGGACGCCCCGCCACGTCTTCACGCCGCAATCCGCCAAAATTTAAGGCGGTTTGATTGGCTTCTAACACCGTACCATCGGGTTTAAGCAAACCAATAAATTGAAACGTTGCATCAAAAATAGCCCGGAATCGCCGCTCACTTTCTCGCAAGGCATTTTCCGCCTGTTGGCGTTGGGCGGATTCCTCATGGGTATCACTAATATCAGTAATCATCCTCAACACGCCAACAAACTCACCCTGAGCGTTTAAAATGGGCGTAGCAGACACAATTGCCCATAACTCCGAGCCATCTTTACGGCGAAACTTAAACGGGTGGCGCTCGTGGATTCCGTGGCGACGACGCAAGATATAAGTTGAATAAAGAGGACGACTTTCTGCATCCATGAAATCAAAGAGCGATCGCCCGATCATTTCTTCGACATGATAACCCAACATTTCCGCCATCCGAGAATTAGCAAAAACGGTTTGGCTGTTCACATCAAACATCCAAACTCCCTCTGACGCCGTTTCCACCATCAAGTGATAGAGTGCGTCAGATTCCTGAATAGTTTCTGACGGTTGCATCGTATGGTTAACGTGACTCTCAGGTTGACGCTGGCTAATATCAAGAATAATTCCATCTAACCAGAGAAGTTGTCCCGTTTCGTCAAAAATGCCCTGTCCTTTATCACAAATCCAAACCACAGATCCATCGGATCGCACAATCCGATACTCCAACCAATAAGGCTGTTGATGGGTTAGCTGTTTTTCAAGCGCTTGTTCAATAATTGGTTTATCATCAGGATGAATAATACTAATTAAAGACCGTTCTCGATTCTTAATAAAATCACTGGCGGGATAACCGCAAATATCTTGGATAGCGGGAGTAATAAATCGGGTTGTCCACTGAGAATCCCCGGCGCGGCGGTAAATCGCCCCAGGAATATTTGCCACCAGATCACTTAAGCCGGCTGCATTTTGCTCTGAACTCTGGAGGTTAGGGTGATCAAGTTCAGTTAAATCGAGAAAGGTTGGTCGTTCTACCATGGTTGTTGCTAGACTTGAGGACATAATTCAACTCAACAAGAGTAATGAGCTAAGTGGACAGGATCGAGAATTGATCTAAAAAAACTTCTTTTTTAGCACAAACACTTGATCCGAGTCAAGTTGTATTGAACTAGAGCGAATCTTTTCTCAAGTGCAGCTCGGCGGAAATAACTATCCCGTTAAAAAAGGTGCAACAGCTTACTGTATAAGCATTCTTCCTTTCTGATTCTTGCCTTCTTGCACTAGCAAGATATGGCTGATAAAAAATGCTAATGTTGTCGGTTGAATTAAGAAATATCGGTAGAGCCTTCTCGTTTCCCTTTGCTGTTCCCGTAGGGGAGAGTAACTCCACGGAGCAGGTTAACTTAGAGATTGAGTGCAATCCTGATCGACGCCGACACGTTCCTAGCTGTGCTGTTGTCCTGGCTAAACCCACTTTTTCCCTGTAAGCACAACGGATTGTGTCTGTACCTGTTATCCTTCTCCCTCCAGTCTTAACCAACAATTTTCGGTCTTGTGGTAGCAGCTAAAAGGATTTGTTTATATTACTATTATGAAGGAGATTTAGCAACTCTTTCATCAG
It encodes the following:
- a CDS encoding PAS domain S-box protein, translated to MSSSLATTMVERPTFLDLTELDHPNLQSSEQNAAGLSDLVANIPGAIYRRAGDSQWTTRFITPAIQDICGYPASDFIKNRERSLISIIHPDDKPIIEQALEKQLTHQQPYWLEYRIVRSDGSVVWICDKGQGIFDETGQLLWLDGIILDISQRQPESHVNHTMQPSETIQESDALYHLMVETASEGVWMFDVNSQTVFANSRMAEMLGYHVEEMIGRSLFDFMDAESRPLYSTYILRRRHGIHERHPFKFRRKDGSELWAIVSATPILNAQGEFVGVLRMITDISDTHEESAQRQQAENALRESERRFRAIFDATFQFIGLLKPDGTVLEANQTALNFGGLRREDVAGRPFWQTKWWSHSSEIKNQLKHAIAAAAMGEFVRYEVEVVGANNQVITIDFSLKPVTDETGQVVLLIPEGRDISEQKQIREALRQSEGRLKLKNKKLKQVLRQLKNAQAQLVQNEKMISLGQMMAGIAHEINNPISFIYGNVTYAHDYTLELFNLIDIYGKHYPEPVPEIHDQIERMDLNFLKADFPNLLNSMQDGAERIREIILSLRNFSRLDEAEQKLVNIHEGIDSTLLILQHRLKKTVFPKEIQIIKDYSQLPRIQCYPSQLNQVFMNLLNNAIDALEQKEKHYPHLDCHKRITIQTSVITPDNQGLSTPDEDILSPENKAEIRGKTVDDTDQNAASVIIRIADNGIGIPKTLQKNILDPFFTTKPVGVGTGLGLSIAHAIIVEKHGGKLSYQSEPGQGTEFIIELPIHPPLN